The following coding sequences are from one Frigoribacterium sp. Leaf415 window:
- a CDS encoding DUF4307 domain-containing protein — translation MTSTPRVTSPSSRLDARYGRSPRGRRRRLVVGLSVAVAFVVVFAAWVVFAAFDGTSSQLESADVGYQVTSDRAVEVQYTVTADTGEAVDCAVEAQNSGFAVVGWKIVHLPASEQRSVTYTTSLATSERAVTGLIYRCWLP, via the coding sequence GTGACGTCCACGCCCCGTGTCACCTCACCCTCGTCGCGCCTCGACGCCCGGTACGGGCGTTCCCCGCGGGGTCGACGGCGCCGCCTGGTCGTGGGGCTCTCGGTGGCCGTCGCCTTCGTCGTCGTCTTCGCGGCCTGGGTCGTCTTCGCCGCGTTCGACGGCACCTCGTCCCAGCTCGAATCCGCCGACGTGGGTTACCAGGTGACCTCCGACCGCGCCGTCGAGGTGCAGTACACCGTCACCGCGGACACGGGCGAGGCGGTCGACTGTGCGGTCGAGGCCCAGAACAGCGGCTTCGCGGTGGTCGGCTGGAAGATCGTGCACCTGCCCGCCTCAGAGCAACGCTCGGTGACCTACACGACCTCGCTCGCGACCTCGGAGCGGGCGGTCACGGGCTTGATCTACCGGTGCTGGCTTCCCTAG
- the greA gene encoding transcription elongation factor GreA has product MSTDNETTWLTTDARDRLQAELDTLSGEGRREIASRIEAAREEGDLKENGGYHAAKDEQGKMEARIRTLINLLKHATVGDSTAADGIVGPGTVVTATIAGDESTFLLGNREIIAAGSDLSVYSETSPLGQAINGLKVGTTTSYTAPNGKEISVSITHVETYQP; this is encoded by the coding sequence ATGAGCACTGACAACGAGACCACGTGGCTCACGACGGACGCCCGCGACCGTCTGCAGGCCGAGCTCGACACCCTCAGCGGCGAGGGACGTCGTGAGATCGCGTCGCGCATCGAGGCCGCCCGCGAAGAGGGCGACCTGAAGGAGAACGGCGGCTACCACGCCGCCAAGGACGAGCAGGGAAAGATGGAGGCGCGCATCCGCACGCTGATCAACCTGCTGAAGCACGCGACGGTCGGCGACTCGACGGCCGCCGACGGCATCGTCGGGCCGGGCACCGTCGTCACGGCGACGATCGCCGGCGACGAGAGCACGTTCCTGCTCGGCAACCGCGAGATCATCGCCGCCGGCAGCGACCTCTCGGTCTACAGCGAGACCAGCCCGCTCGGGCAGGCCATCAACGGCCTGAAGGTCGGCACGACCACCAGCTACACCGCCCCGAACGGCAAAGAGATCTCGGTGTCGATCACGCACGTCGAGACCTACCAGCCGTAG